ataaataaaaacttaaacaacTAACCAGTACAAGAAATAAGCTCTATAATATAATCGTACCAATaacaagtattttttatttgtacacgCGTACAATTCGTTGATAGGTGCTATCAAAAGGTGGCGGTCTCATATTTGTGTACAAATCTTTCAAAAATCTCGGTTGACGTAAAACTGGCTCTTCGGCTTGTCGATTAATCGGTTGAGGTTTTCCGTAAATTTTATACTGAAAACGGTTTTGCTCCGGTTCTTGTTGTTGGTAGACGATTTGGACTGGTCTCAATTGTGAACTGTCCGGAATTGTTCTATAAGCTTGTTGGAGATAATTAACCTCTTGAACCGGCTGATTAACATTAGGATTTGCATAAAGTCCCAATTTTCGCATTTCTTCGTTGACAAAACGCGCATCGACCTGAATTGGGACTTGCTCTCGCAATAAGGACGTGTCTATTTGGTATTTGGCCACAAGTGGGACTTGCTGTTGTTGTTGGGGACGTGCGAAATATAATacattttgttggttttcgacGGCGTTTGATTGGTCAAAGTCTTGGCTCCTGCCAAGGGCCTTAACGTGGTCAAAACCTGTCTCAGTTCTTGTGTATTTAACAGTTGGGACTTCGGTGCTTTTTATGATTTCGACGCCCGGGCTTAGGTTCCTCCAGGAGTACTTTTGTTGTAAATCTTGCACGTTTGCGATTTGTGGTTTGGCTTGTTCTAAAGCCTTGTAGTATTTTTGGGTGGCTGGTGATAAGTTCGCTTGAGTTAGGAGGATTTTCGGGTTAGGGAAGCTGGAAACGACTTGTGGCTTGGGTTTAATTCCTgagattttgtgttttttgctgCTGATGAAATCCTGAGGACTTTGAACTTCTTCGTTTTGTTTCCTAGTTCCTGTTATAATTTCAGCATTTTCCAAGTTGTTGCTTCTGGTTTGTTTAATCGTGGGgcggttgttgttgttgttggtaaAACGGACGCTGTATCCAACATTGAATAGTTGGGATTGTTcgggttgttgttgttgttgttgttgataATTGTAGATTTGTCGTTGGTCAGTGTTGAAGTTGACTTTGACTGAACTTTGTGCTGCTTGATCGGGATAATTGGGGTTTTCGTGGACGATGTTGTTGACGTAACCGAGGAGCTGACGTCTTTGGGCGATTTCTTTGGGTTGGCGGAGAGGGTTTGAGGCTGTTGAGAGGACCAAAGGGAGGAGGAATAcctagaaaaattataatttgctCTATTAAGTGTGAAGGCAACGAGCGGAACATTCGTGTTAATTAAATCGGCTCGTACGCACGAAGAAAAAACTGGAAAATCGGTTTCATGCACGAGTTTAATTCTATTCTTTAGTTTTGTTTTGATTGGAATACCTTAcagaagtttttcaaaatattaacaaaaaaattgggattgaaattg
The sequence above is a segment of the Tribolium castaneum strain GA2 chromosome 9, icTriCast1.1, whole genome shotgun sequence genome. Coding sequences within it:
- the LOC103312520 gene encoding uncharacterized protein LOC103312520 — its product is MKSLVFLLPLVLSTASNPLRQPKEIAQRRQLLGYVNNIVHENPNYPDQAAQSSVKVNFNTDQRQIYNYQQQQQQQPEQSQLFNVGYSVRFTNNNNNRPTIKQTRSNNLENAEIITGTRKQNEEVQSPQDFISSKKHKISGIKPKPQVVSSFPNPKILLTQANLSPATQKYYKALEQAKPQIANVQDLQQKYSWRNLSPGVEIIKSTEVPTVKYTRTETGFDHVKALGRSQDFDQSNAVENQQNVLYFARPQQQQQVPLVAKYQIDTSLLREQVPIQVDARFVNEEMRKLGLYANPNVNQPVQEVNYLQQAYRTIPDSSQLRPVQIVYQQQEPEQNRFQYKIYGKPQPINRQAEEPVLRQPRFLKDLYTNMRPPPFDSTYQRIVRVYK